The Terriglobus roseus sequence TTTCGACCAGCGGTGCGCGTTCCTGCACAACCTTGATCACTTCCGCTTCGCGTGCGATCGCTTTATCCAGAAGAGCAATCTGGGCTGGGGTCAGCTTGCGGGCGGGCAGGTCTTCCTTTTTCTTCTTGCCCAGCAGCGGTATGCCGGCCATTGCGGGCATTGCCGAAGTAGCAAGAAGGATTGCGGCGACACCCGCGATGCAAGACTTGCGAAGGTTCCTCATGGTTGAACGACTCCTGATGTTGGTCCCCAAGGGGTAACAAGTTCAGCGTACATAAAAGTTAGGTAGGGCGGTGACTGTTCTCGCCGCCCGCAGATACGGGATTCTGTGATCTCTTAATCAGCAAGTTGGAAGCTGACGCTTACAACGCCTTCCCAGTCCGTAGGCTGACCGTTTGCCATGGCAGGCTGGAAGCGCATGCTCTGCACGGCGTGTACCGCCGCCTCATCCAGACCATGTCCCAGACCGCTCTGCACGCCCACGACCGACACGGCTCCTGCAGCGGAGACGTGGATCTTCACCGAAACATTGCCTTCCAGATGAAGCTTACGCGCCTCTTCCGTATAGGTGGGCTTCGGCTTGAACAGCACCTTAGGTGAAGTCTTGGCCGGCGCCACAGAAGCTTGCGGCTGCTGGATGGAAGGTGGAGGCGTCGCCTTTGCAATCGCAATGGCGCCAACGGGCCGGGCTGACAGGGGACCGGTTCCGCCGGTCACGCCGGTGGAAATGCCCCGGATCGGCTGGACCGCGTTGTCATGGCCACCCATCTGACCGTTCGGCGATCCAGAGCCGCCAATCGCAATCTTCGACGGCGCTCCCATGCCGCTGTTGCCGGCTGGCATTCCCGGCGCGCCGCTGCGGCCCAGGTTGACCGGAGATACGGCGGGACCAGAGGTGTTGTTGATCGGATTCGTCATGCTGCCGAGACGAACCGGCGACGGATGCGCATCGTTATTCGGAACCGAAGCGGCCTGCGCCAGTTGAATGGCAACCGGTCGGGGTGCGGGTGGGGGAGTGACAGCCTTAGGGGCGGGGGGTGTAATGACTGGCACCGGGGATGCCTTCATGATGACCGGCTGGATCTTCGGCGGCTCCGGAACTTCAATCTTCGGGATATCCGGGATATTGGGCGGCGTCACCTTTACGATCGGAGGCTTGGGCAGCTTCGGCGGCGGCGGTGGCTTCGGCGGTGCCTCCTTCTTGATCGGGATGGGGGCCGTCAGCGTCGTCAAGGTCGCCGTCTTCACGATCTTTTTCGCTGTCAGGCTCACCGCAATAACGATCAACAGGATCAGGCCATTGATGACCAGGGATGTGACGACAGAGCTCTTGCTCTGTTCCCCGGCGTCGAGAACGCCAAAGGTTTTGAATGCCAGTTCCCGCTGTGACGGAGTGGTGGAGACTCGTTCCGCCGGTGGTGCAGCAGAGGCACGGGTACGCTCCAGTTGGGCCTGCTCATTTGCCATACGTAGTGCAATCCTCAAACTTCAGTGTTAGGCGACCGCAGCGGGAGACCACTGCTATCGCCGTCCCCACCGCACGGGCGTGGGATGCATACATGCCGTCATTACGGTCATGCGTCGATTCCGGGGCGGGCCACCTATTCCCGGTTACCTCAGAGGTAATCGCAACAAAACATGGGGAATATGGAATCTAACCGCCATGATAAGCGACCCGGCCGTGAAAGCAATTGAATTCGCGTGGTCAACCTTTCGGGGCAATCATTCTTTTCCCTCTTTGGTCGGCCCGCACTTTGAGACGTGGGGCATGGGTAAATAGGTCACCCGCCTTGTGCAAGAATCAGGGGAAGCGATCCCCTGTAAATTTCGCGGAATCATGAGAGTGCGAATGAATTATCTCGTTACCGGCGGTGCCGGTTATATCGGCGGAACCGTCTCCCGGCTGCTGCTTCAGCTTGGACACACTGTTACTGTGTACGACAACCTCTGTCACAGCAATCGCACAGCCATCCCGGCCGATGCAACTTTCGTGCAAGGTGACCTCGTACAACGCGACCTCCTTACCGATGTGCTGTCGCAAGGCAACTTTGACGGCGTCTTTCATTTCGCCGCTTTGATCGAAGCTGGCGAGAGTATGAAGAGGCCGGACCTGTATTTCCGGAACAACACCGCGGGTACGCTGTCCCTGTTGGAATGCATGCAGGCGACTGGTTCCACGCGCCTGGTCTTCTCCTCCACGGCAGCTTGTTACGGCGAACCCAAACGCACTCCCATTGAAGAAGATGACGACCTGCTTCCCACGAACCCCTACGGGGAGAGCAAGTTGCTGTCGGAATATATGATGCGCTGGTTTGGCAGCCAGATGGGTCTTCGTTACGCCATACTTCGTTACTTCAACGTCGCCGGCGCCGTTGAAGGCTACGGCGAAGCGCACGAGCCGGAATCGCACCTGATTCCGCTTATTCTGGACACGGCGCTGGGCCTGCGGGATAGCATTCGGATCTACGGCAGGGACTACCCGACGCCCGACGGCACCTGCATTCGTGATTACATCCATGTGCAGGATCTGGCGGAGGCGCACCTGCTGGCGATGGGGTCGCTCGATCGTCAGGAAAAGGCCACCTACAACATCGGAAATGGCACCGGTTTCAGCGTTCTGGAGGTCATCGAGAGCGCCCGGCGCGTTACGGGTCTGCCAATTCCCGTTCTGGAAGAGCCTCGTCGTCCCGGTGACCCCGCCGTCCTGGTCGCCAGCTCAGCCCGCATCACGCGCGAACTCGGCTGGAAGCCAAAATTCGCAGATCTGGACAGCATCATCGCCAGCGCCTGGCAGTGGCACCAGCAACTACGAGCAAAGTGAGCTTCGGGCGCGGAGGCTTTGCGTCGCGCAGTGCGCGACGCCTGGGTGGAAGTCATGAACAAAGAGGTAGACCCGGGCGCTGGAGGAACCCACGTAGTACAAAGCAGATGAAACGGGAGAGCTTTTGGCTCTCCCGTTTTCGCATACCTGTCTTTGCGTCACTCTAGCCTAAGTCACTTGGAATCTGCTTCTTAAAAACTGGATGACGTGGGAGTGGGTTACTCCGGCGCCTTCACGATACTCTTGCCGCATGCTGCATGACATGCTTCACATCCCGATTCCGCTGCTGGAGAAAATCCTCCGGCCCATCATCGTCTACATTGCGTTGATCCTTCTTCTCCGCGTCTTTGGCAAGCGTGAGCTGGCGCAGCTGAATCCGATGGATCTCGTCGTCCTTCTGTCTCTGTCGAACACGGTGCAGAATGCGATCATCGGCGACGACAACTCCCTCAGCGGCGGCATTGTGGGCGCGATTGCACTGCTGGCGGCGAACTACATCCTCAACCGAATCCTCTTCAGAATGCCGAAACTGAACGACCTGCTGCAGGGCACGGAGACGGTCCTGATCCGCGACGGCATGCTGGACGAGAAGGCGATGCGCGACGAGATCCTGACGAGGGAAGAGCTCGTCGGCGTTTTGCACAAGCAGGGCATCCGTGGTTTGGGAGATGTAGAGGAAGCGACCCTTGAGCCAAGCGGCACGTTCTACGTGGAAGCGAAGAAGGACAGCTTTCCACGAACGCGTCACGAGGAAATCCTCAGCAAGATCGAGGAACTGATGCAGGAAGTGAAGAAGTTGCAGCAGGCAGACGCCGCCCGCTAGCGCGTTGGCTTCTCCGGATCCTTGTCAACCTTGGCCTGTTCCTCGAACCATCGCTTCGGCTTCACGTCGCGGCCTGCATCGCGCAGTGCCGCCCGGTAGCCGCCCATGTAGATGGAGTACATGACTGCAAGTGCACAGCCAACGCCGAACATGAAACCGAGACAAACGCCGATGAGTGAGGAGACGGCAAAGCCGTACATAACTTGAGCCTACCAGCGGATGCCAGACGATGGTCAGACCACGTAGAATCGCGTGCATGGCTGAGCAGCAATCCGCAACGTCACCGAATTCCTTTACCTCCACCATGCGCGAAGACCGCCTTTTCCCACCGCCGCCTGAGTTTGCGGCGCGTGCACACATCCGCTCCCGTGCGGAGTATGACGAGATGTACCGTCGCTCCATCGACGACAATGAGGCCTTCTGGGCAGAGCAGGCGCAGTCGCTCGACTGGTTCAAGCCATTCGAAACGGTGCTGGATTGGAACGTTCCCGAGGCGAAGTGGTTCGTCGGCGGGAAGCTGAATCTTTGTCACAACGCAGTGGATCGTCATGCGCTGGGTTCGCGCGCGGACAAGAATGCGTTGCTATGGGAAGGCGAACCGGGCGAGGTCCGCTCCCTCACCTATGCGGAGCTTCACGCTGAGGTCCAGCGCTTCGCCAATGTGCTGAAGAGTCTTGGCATCACCAAAGGCGATCGCGTGGCCATCTACATGGGCGTCTGCCCGGAGATCGTGCTGGCTGTCCTTGCATGCGCGCGCATCGGTGCGGTGCACAATGTGGTCTTCGGCGGCTTTGCCGCGCAGGCGC is a genomic window containing:
- a CDS encoding DUF421 domain-containing protein; the encoded protein is MLHDMLHIPIPLLEKILRPIIVYIALILLLRVFGKRELAQLNPMDLVVLLSLSNTVQNAIIGDDNSLSGGIVGAIALLAANYILNRILFRMPKLNDLLQGTETVLIRDGMLDEKAMRDEILTREELVGVLHKQGIRGLGDVEEATLEPSGTFYVEAKKDSFPRTRHEEILSKIEELMQEVKKLQQADAAR
- the galE gene encoding UDP-glucose 4-epimerase GalE; the encoded protein is MNYLVTGGAGYIGGTVSRLLLQLGHTVTVYDNLCHSNRTAIPADATFVQGDLVQRDLLTDVLSQGNFDGVFHFAALIEAGESMKRPDLYFRNNTAGTLSLLECMQATGSTRLVFSSTAACYGEPKRTPIEEDDDLLPTNPYGESKLLSEYMMRWFGSQMGLRYAILRYFNVAGAVEGYGEAHEPESHLIPLILDTALGLRDSIRIYGRDYPTPDGTCIRDYIHVQDLAEAHLLAMGSLDRQEKATYNIGNGTGFSVLEVIESARRVTGLPIPVLEEPRRPGDPAVLVASSARITRELGWKPKFADLDSIIASAWQWHQQLRAK
- a CDS encoding energy transducer TonB, translating into MANEQAQLERTRASAAPPAERVSTTPSQRELAFKTFGVLDAGEQSKSSVVTSLVINGLILLIVIAVSLTAKKIVKTATLTTLTAPIPIKKEAPPKPPPPPKLPKPPIVKVTPPNIPDIPKIEVPEPPKIQPVIMKASPVPVITPPAPKAVTPPPAPRPVAIQLAQAASVPNNDAHPSPVRLGSMTNPINNTSGPAVSPVNLGRSGAPGMPAGNSGMGAPSKIAIGGSGSPNGQMGGHDNAVQPIRGISTGVTGGTGPLSARPVGAIAIAKATPPPSIQQPQASVAPAKTSPKVLFKPKPTYTEEARKLHLEGNVSVKIHVSAAGAVSVVGVQSGLGHGLDEAAVHAVQSMRFQPAMANGQPTDWEGVVSVSFQLAD